Proteins encoded together in one Elusimicrobiota bacterium window:
- a CDS encoding glycosyltransferase — MAVKTSSHWPITLTNGTTAMLMLFLPLGLVRILSPEQLGRYQIFFLYIGISPSLFMTGALNNGVYHWAGKYPGAKPEVRQSWTLLVLLTFLISMIGLTISKPLAFHLNIPPLDLRLFLLAAPFIIASTFLEDLMISRGNIWTGSFYSAGFNLLKVAGFLAAAWWTRKAEALFLFFLGFAVLRTAIGLYLLSQSDETRFLLSRERIRNVLRYSLPVSLSSLAGLGLQNVDKIILSMRLSVVSYASYALGCLSIPPLEILETSVNRVMIPGLSKAFASKKPAEAAALYSEGVAELFRILMPAAVGLMIYSEPIVRILFTTRYLAAATFLRWYALAYLFMSLPYDAVARARGDGHWILRTSILFALFCAPATWFAAGHWGALGALGAMLTSVGGMRLYSLSYSQRHLGLPLSKFLPLREMMFELALAGVAALISILLYPLFSDSRTWFLVTGPLFTIIYFGGVFNDQLRRFSSAPGPIHVLELSQTLCLGGLEKTVYTLSRRLNRDERFNVTVATYDHPDDLPSLIPQFEKDGIRLVQWQKGKGISLGSVFRLLKIIFSEKTRVLHVHDLGPLIYGSLAKLFSLGRVRLFLTVHTLLDIQQNFRYRLYYKFFLLFPDQIIAVSPGVKNGLLAIGVPHERIEVIPNGAIFTRSLAGTSGTEEKKTRRRQILPGLPEDLYACRWILCLARLHPGKGQDVVLDVWRALPENVRTGLSLFLVGQETKAGYMNSLQEKIKNLPDSRRVILVGPSEQPLDWIQLSDLFISGSRLEGMPLAPMEAAGSGLPTLLSEIEGHHYLKPWAHYFDPEKPNEGAKKIVEILETLKNNGETQFFENQWNASSSLREQWGSPAMTKSYAELFQTGVVR, encoded by the coding sequence GTGGCCGTTAAAACTTCCTCGCACTGGCCCATCACCCTCACCAACGGAACGACAGCGATGCTCATGCTGTTCCTTCCGTTGGGGCTTGTCCGCATCCTGTCGCCGGAGCAGCTCGGGAGATACCAGATCTTTTTCCTATACATAGGAATCAGCCCCAGCCTGTTTATGACCGGCGCGCTTAATAACGGGGTGTATCACTGGGCCGGGAAATACCCGGGAGCCAAACCGGAAGTCCGTCAAAGCTGGACACTGCTGGTCCTCCTCACGTTCTTGATCAGCATGATCGGGCTGACGATTTCCAAACCACTGGCGTTTCACCTGAATATCCCACCTTTGGATCTAAGGCTCTTCCTGCTGGCCGCTCCCTTCATCATCGCCTCAACGTTCCTTGAAGATTTGATGATCTCCAGAGGAAACATCTGGACAGGGTCTTTTTATTCCGCCGGTTTCAATCTTCTCAAAGTCGCCGGTTTTCTAGCCGCCGCCTGGTGGACGCGCAAAGCGGAAGCGCTCTTCTTGTTTTTTCTCGGTTTCGCGGTGCTGCGAACGGCAATTGGCTTGTACCTGCTTTCCCAATCGGATGAAACCCGGTTTCTGCTCTCCCGGGAAAGGATCCGGAATGTCCTTCGCTATTCTCTGCCTGTCTCCCTATCAAGTCTCGCCGGTCTCGGGCTTCAGAACGTGGACAAGATTATCCTGTCCATGCGCCTGAGCGTGGTCAGTTACGCGTCTTACGCGCTCGGATGTCTGAGCATCCCGCCGCTTGAAATTCTGGAGACCTCCGTCAATCGCGTGATGATCCCAGGGCTCTCCAAAGCGTTTGCTTCCAAGAAACCGGCCGAAGCCGCCGCGCTGTATTCCGAAGGCGTGGCCGAACTCTTCCGGATTTTGATGCCCGCCGCCGTCGGACTGATGATTTATTCCGAACCCATTGTCCGGATTCTGTTTACCACGCGCTACCTGGCGGCCGCCACATTTTTACGGTGGTATGCCCTGGCCTATCTCTTTATGTCGCTGCCTTATGATGCGGTCGCCCGCGCCCGGGGAGACGGCCACTGGATTCTGCGCACGTCGATTCTCTTCGCGCTTTTTTGCGCGCCGGCCACCTGGTTCGCGGCAGGCCATTGGGGCGCTCTTGGCGCGCTGGGAGCCATGCTGACATCCGTGGGCGGGATGCGGCTTTACTCGCTTTCTTATAGCCAGCGGCACCTGGGTCTCCCTCTTTCCAAGTTCCTTCCGCTTCGGGAAATGATGTTTGAACTCGCGCTGGCGGGTGTGGCGGCGCTTATTTCCATCTTGCTGTACCCGTTATTTTCCGACTCGCGAACGTGGTTCCTGGTGACCGGTCCGCTGTTTACGATTATCTACTTCGGCGGTGTGTTCAACGACCAGTTGCGGCGGTTTTCCTCGGCCCCCGGGCCCATTCATGTCCTGGAACTGTCTCAAACGCTCTGCCTCGGCGGTTTGGAGAAAACGGTTTATACGCTCTCGCGCCGGCTGAACCGGGATGAACGCTTCAATGTCACGGTGGCCACCTACGATCATCCCGACGACTTGCCGTCGCTCATCCCCCAGTTTGAGAAAGACGGTATTCGCCTGGTTCAATGGCAAAAAGGCAAAGGGATTTCATTGGGCAGCGTGTTTCGTCTGCTTAAAATTATCTTTTCCGAGAAAACCCGGGTCTTGCACGTTCACGATCTTGGCCCGCTGATCTACGGCAGCCTGGCCAAGTTGTTTTCGCTGGGCCGCGTCCGTCTCTTTTTAACGGTCCATACTCTGCTGGATATCCAACAGAACTTTCGGTATCGTTTGTATTACAAATTTTTTCTCCTTTTCCCTGACCAGATCATCGCGGTTTCTCCCGGCGTCAAAAACGGGCTGCTGGCCATCGGGGTTCCCCACGAACGCATCGAGGTGATTCCGAACGGAGCCATCTTCACCCGTTCACTGGCTGGCACCTCCGGGACCGAAGAAAAAAAGACCCGGCGAAGGCAGATTCTTCCCGGACTCCCCGAGGATCTCTATGCCTGCCGATGGATCCTCTGCCTGGCCCGGCTCCACCCGGGCAAAGGACAGGACGTGGTACTTGACGTTTGGCGCGCACTGCCGGAGAATGTCCGCACCGGCCTCAGTTTGTTTCTGGTCGGACAGGAAACCAAGGCCGGTTACATGAACTCTCTTCAGGAGAAAATCAAAAACCTACCTGATTCGCGCCGCGTTATTTTAGTTGGCCCTTCCGAACAACCGTTAGATTGGATACAATTATCCGATCTCTTCATTTCCGGGTCCCGTTTGGAAGGGATGCCGCTGGCGCCGATGGAAGCCGCGGGAAGCGGTTTACCGACGTTGCTCAGCGAGATTGAAGGCCACCATTATCTGAAACCCTGGGCGCATTACTTTGATCCCGAGAAACCCAACGAAGGGGCAAAAAAGATTGTGGAAATTCTGGAAACCTTGAAAAACAACGGAGAAACACAATTCTTTGAAAACCAATGGAACGCCTCCTCCTCGTTGCGCGAGCAGTGGGGATCGCCGGCCATGACCAAGTCATACGCGGAATTATTTCAGACTGGAGTTGTCCGATGA
- a CDS encoding SLBB domain-containing protein — translation MTSKRTLPCPISLSYRCLCLLMAGLMTGLTGCGTSRSAYGRQGNAGLKPTGQIDTVQIVEKWGARDRNPNPSDPEIVPGVLLGLTCLTDGKLNGDFRVDFNGSLSLPYDVTLNASGLTLSALKTKLNSEYRPYFKSPTGIDARVKERHRYVDVRGLVEKPGRYIVEPNASLDEIIGLAGGFIKETPPQSVRIHKDRKVFILGLNQYYSQAEGHSPILGWLGGEELFFQKEIAVLTGEQAASSQLKQPVYILGEVRKPGDYMVNPGSDFVDTMVQAGGFTERADLSNIELIRKTPDGRHSIDFAWNDLLHSPAPHQGDVVIVHADTTSRGERRTTLFATLISAAASIVTSAILVLSYNRGRI, via the coding sequence ATGACCTCTAAAAGAACTCTGCCTTGCCCCATTTCATTATCCTACCGCTGCCTGTGTCTACTGATGGCCGGCCTGATGACCGGCCTGACCGGCTGCGGCACATCCCGCTCCGCTTATGGGCGGCAGGGCAACGCCGGCCTCAAACCAACGGGGCAAATAGACACAGTCCAAATCGTTGAAAAATGGGGCGCCCGGGATCGCAATCCGAATCCGTCTGATCCCGAAATTGTTCCGGGCGTATTATTGGGATTAACGTGTCTGACCGACGGTAAATTAAACGGCGATTTTCGCGTTGATTTTAACGGATCGTTGTCATTGCCCTATGACGTCACCCTCAACGCGTCCGGATTGACTCTCTCAGCCCTCAAAACAAAACTGAACAGCGAGTACCGGCCTTACTTTAAATCACCGACAGGGATTGATGCCCGGGTGAAAGAACGGCACAGGTATGTCGATGTCCGGGGACTGGTTGAAAAACCGGGCCGCTATATCGTGGAACCAAACGCTTCGCTGGATGAGATCATCGGGCTGGCCGGCGGATTCATCAAGGAAACGCCTCCGCAGTCAGTCCGGATCCATAAGGACCGGAAAGTTTTTATTCTGGGTCTGAACCAGTACTACAGCCAGGCGGAAGGGCATTCCCCGATTCTGGGATGGCTCGGAGGAGAAGAGCTCTTTTTCCAGAAGGAAATTGCCGTGCTCACCGGCGAGCAGGCGGCGTCTTCTCAACTCAAACAACCCGTTTATATCCTGGGAGAAGTTCGGAAGCCCGGGGATTACATGGTGAATCCAGGCTCTGATTTCGTCGACACAATGGTTCAGGCCGGCGGATTTACGGAGCGCGCGGATCTTTCCAATATCGAGCTGATTCGAAAAACCCCGGACGGGAGACACTCCATTGATTTCGCCTGGAACGATCTACTGCACTCCCCGGCTCCCCATCAGGGGGACGTCGTGATCGTGCATGCCGACACCACCAGTCGAGGTGAACGCCGGACAACGTTATTCGCCACACTGATATCAGCGGCGGCATCCATCGTTACGTCCGCTATTCTTGTTCTGTCTTACAACAGAGGACGGATCTAA
- a CDS encoding sugar transferase, giving the protein MTPRIVAESRANRQIYFLILISSWLLIGILDRNQLGRDLYLSWGLLTSLFSLIFLCFIGYFEDYTPKPELIGMLILFLTLSLSSLCSIACLMLVAGASLSPSPELFKVSAGVTFAFMLTQWAMYKTTHVTRKYRALATCLLPEEANTLHEQIHEAGLSNWIKIHRCESSDNFKTALPLDETVVISRGATRHLEQHPEILLAHLRGQKIVDVRQVMKEIHGRVDLENTDAWTFFLMSRYQSFPIRLVFYLKSFVEPLIALLLLILLSPLWGLIALGVYFTSGYPILYRQERLGYKGKRFFLLKFRSMPVTSESTGPQWASKEDPRVTPLGRWLRKTRLDEIPQLINVLRDELSLVGPRPERPEFYQVLNKQIPLFPMRLSVRPGITGWAQVKQGYAGSIKECKTKLEYDLYYIQNMSPRLDFRVMVNTLILMLRGNSGR; this is encoded by the coding sequence GGCTTCTCATCGGCATCCTCGACAGGAATCAACTCGGGAGGGATCTCTATCTGTCCTGGGGACTTCTGACCAGCTTGTTTTCGTTGATCTTCTTGTGTTTCATCGGATATTTTGAAGATTACACCCCTAAACCGGAGCTGATCGGGATGTTGATCCTGTTCTTGACGCTTTCTCTGTCTTCGCTTTGTTCCATCGCGTGTCTGATGCTGGTCGCCGGGGCGTCTTTATCCCCGTCCCCCGAGCTGTTCAAGGTCTCCGCCGGAGTGACGTTTGCGTTCATGCTGACCCAGTGGGCCATGTACAAGACCACGCATGTCACGAGGAAGTACCGGGCCCTGGCCACGTGCCTTCTGCCGGAAGAAGCAAACACGCTGCATGAACAGATCCATGAAGCGGGGTTGTCTAATTGGATCAAGATCCACCGCTGCGAATCCTCCGATAATTTTAAAACCGCTCTGCCCCTCGATGAAACGGTGGTGATTTCCCGAGGCGCCACACGCCACCTCGAGCAGCACCCGGAGATTCTGCTCGCCCATCTCCGCGGGCAGAAGATTGTGGATGTCCGTCAGGTGATGAAGGAAATCCACGGCCGGGTGGATCTCGAGAATACCGATGCCTGGACCTTTTTCCTCATGTCCCGTTATCAAAGTTTTCCCATCCGTCTCGTTTTTTATCTGAAATCTTTCGTAGAGCCCCTGATCGCTCTTTTACTCCTGATTCTTCTGTCCCCCCTCTGGGGATTGATCGCGCTGGGGGTTTATTTCACCAGCGGATATCCGATTCTTTACCGTCAGGAGCGTTTAGGCTATAAGGGAAAGCGCTTTTTCCTTTTAAAATTCCGTTCCATGCCGGTCACTTCCGAAAGCACCGGCCCCCAGTGGGCCAGCAAAGAAGACCCTCGCGTCACCCCCCTTGGGCGCTGGCTGCGAAAAACCCGTTTGGATGAAATCCCTCAACTCATCAACGTCCTGCGGGACGAACTCAGTCTCGTGGGTCCCCGGCCCGAACGGCCGGAGTTTTATCAGGTCCTGAACAAGCAGATCCCGCTCTTCCCCATGCGCCTTTCCGTGCGGCCCGGGATCACCGGATGGGCCCAGGTCAAACAGGGGTACGCCGGCTCGATCAAAGAATGCAAAACCAAACTGGAGTATGACCTCTATTACATCCAGAACATGTCGCCCCGCCTCGACTTTCGCGTAATGGTCAACACGCTCATCCTTATGCTGCGAGGTAATAGTGGCCGTTAA